In Candidatus Syntrophosphaera sp., the sequence CTCTTGTCCTTGCGCACCCAGCGCAGATAGTGCCAGTTCTTGTAGAGCCAGTAAAACTCAAAGAGGCCCAGCGAGGCAATTGAACAGACGATCAGCCGGCTGATGGGGATATGGAAGAAAACAGGGGCTTTTTCGTCCAGGACATAGAGATCTTCTTCAGCCACGTCGGAAGTCGGCAGCTTGAAATCGGATTCATGCAGGTAGCGCATCAGATCCGGGATGTCCCTGATCTTGATCCAATGCGGTGACTTGGAATCCATCACGTAGGAATCGTTGTCCAAAACGTCATCCAGGATCAGGGACATGATCTGCCGGGGTGAGACCGGTCCTTTGGTGCGTCCTTCAAAGGTGTAGAAATACTTCGCCATAGCAAACCAAAGGGGCGGAGGAGCTTAGACCTGCCGCCCCCAATTTGATCGTTTTAGAGCGTGCTCATGTAATCCAGCAGATCGACCACGCGGCAGGAATAGCCCCATTCGTTGTCGTACCAACTGAATATTTTGACCAGTTTTCCCTTCACGTTTGTGGAAGGAGCGTCAAAGATCGAGGAATAGTGATTTCCCACGATGTCGATGGAAACCAGCGGTTCCTCGGAGTATTGCAGATAACCCTTCAAATAGGTCTCCGCGGCTTCTTTCATGGCCGCGTTCACCTCATCCTTGCTGGTCTCGCGTTCCAGATTTACGCAGAGGTCAACCAGCGAGCCGTCGGGTGTGGGCACCCGGATCGCCAGGCCATCGAGCTTTCCGGCCAGTTCCGGGATCACCAGGCCAATGGCCTTGGCCGCGCCGGTCGAGGTGGGGATCATGCTCATGGAAGCAGCCCGCGCGCGACGCAGGTCCCTGTGGGGCAGGTCCAGGATGCGCTGGTCGTTGGTGAAGGAATGGATCGTGGTCATCAATCCGTTGGCGATTCCAAACCTATCGTGCAAAACCTTGGCCACCGGGGCCAGGCAGTTGGTTGTGCAGGAAGCGTTGGAAACGATGGCGTGTTCGGGTTTCAAGGTATTGTGATTGACCCCCATGACCACGGTCGCGTCCACATCGTCCTTGCCCGGGGCGGTGAGGATGACCTTTGCGGCTCCGGCTTTGAGATGTTTGGAAGCACCTTCACGGGAGTTGAAAACTCCGGTGGATTCGATAACGAGTTCCACGCCCAGCTCTTTCCAGGGCAAGGCTTCCGGGTCTTTTTCGGAATAGATGCGGATGTTCTTGCCGTTGACGATGATGCTGTTGTCGGTGTGGCCGACCTCGCCGTCAAAGATCTTGTGCACGCTGTCGTATTTGAGCAGATAGGCCAGGGTCTTGGCGTCGGTGAGGTCGTTGATGGCAACGACATTGATGTCGGGATGGTATTTCAGTGCGGCCCGGAGCACGAGGCGTCCGATGCGTCCGAAACCGTTGATTGCTACGTTTTTCATATTAGCTCCTTTAGGATAAAATGCTGTTGTTGGCGCTTCCGCTCACCTGGCAGAAACCCGTGACCGTGTTCTGCATCCTTTCCTCGCCCTTGGCCAGCCATTTGCGGGGATCGAATTTGCTTTTGTTGGGGATATAGGCCGCGGGATCGACGTCCGGAGGGCAGACGATGGCGTATTTTTC encodes:
- a CDS encoding DUF4339 domain-containing protein, whose product is MAKYFYTFEGRTKGPVSPRQIMSLILDDVLDNDSYVMDSKSPHWIKIRDIPDLMRYLHESDFKLPTSDVAEEDLYVLDEKAPVFFHIPISRLIVCSIASLGLFEFYWLYKNWHYLRWVRKDKSFGFSFWRDASNPFRVVDIFRKIALDKELNSVLYRVYIHMS
- the gap gene encoding type I glyceraldehyde-3-phosphate dehydrogenase, whose translation is MKNVAINGFGRIGRLVLRAALKYHPDINVVAINDLTDAKTLAYLLKYDSVHKIFDGEVGHTDNSIIVNGKNIRIYSEKDPEALPWKELGVELVIESTGVFNSREGASKHLKAGAAKVILTAPGKDDVDATVVMGVNHNTLKPEHAIVSNASCTTNCLAPVAKVLHDRFGIANGLMTTIHSFTNDQRILDLPHRDLRRARAASMSMIPTSTGAAKAIGLVIPELAGKLDGLAIRVPTPDGSLVDLCVNLERETSKDEVNAAMKEAAETYLKGYLQYSEEPLVSIDIVGNHYSSIFDAPSTNVKGKLVKIFSWYDNEWGYSCRVVDLLDYMSTL